The genomic window ATTTTTAAATGTTTTTATTTAGTACTAATCATCGTTTGTATGTATAATATTTATAACACACAAATATTTTGAACTTTATTTTTATTACTTATGTTTTACGAATATTTCAAAAGGAACCAGCGCGTGCAAAATGGGCCGCATTATTTGCACCTAATTCAAGCCCCACATGCATCATCACTATACTTCATTTTATCATTTGCGAATATCCTTATGCTACATTAATATTTGTTACCCTTGTTGAACATGCGAGAGTAAATGGTGCAGTGCGCATAAGTCCAAGGTCTTTTTTGTgagaaataaaaaaattcaatgttTTTTTGGGGAAAAAACAGGGCACACGCTTCAAGTCGCTGACAACGGGTTCCATGCCACGTTGGCCAGCCAAGTCAACGTTGATTTCGTATCCAAACGCGATTAGGACTGTATTTACACACCCGAGCCAAGTTATTGCACCAATTCAATGTATCCCATAAGTTCTAGCATCAAAGTGACAGATTATGTCAAGTTCAAGCACCACCGGTGCAATTGACTTGATTTTCTAATCAATTGAGAGTTACAAGGCTGATTTACAGTACTCTACTGCTTAaccgtgcgtgcatgcatgcacacggcCGGACTTGGTCAGCGCTGCCTCATGGACTCCTCGCACTGGTCGGGGGCCGTCCACCTACGCCCGCTGCCCCTTCTCTCCGCCGGCGCTAGGCTCGTGTAGTTCTTCCAGTCGGCGGCCATGTTGGTGAGGTCGTGCACCTTGTTCTCGAGCCCGATGCAGCAGTTGGCGTGCATGGTGCACACCCGGTCCATCTCGTCGTGGAGCTGGCAGAAGCCGTCGAAGAGCGCCGTCTCGAGGAACACGAACCTGATGTGCAGCTCGCCGCCTGCCAGCTCGCCCTTAATCTCGTCGAACACCGCCTGGTCGTGGGTCGGCGGGAACCGCGACCtcgccgcccgccaccgcctcAGCATCTCCACCGTGCGGTTGGTGGACTTGACGTAGTAGAAGCCCGTGTTGGGCGCGTTCGTCAGGGCCTCGGCGTCGCCGTTGAACCGGTCGGTGGAGACGGCCATGTCGGCGTAGAGGCTGATGTACCGGAACGGGTTGCGCAGCCACATGATGTCCACGTCGGTGAAGAGGTAGCTGTAGCCGAGCTGGAGGACGCGCTGCTGGAGCTCCAGCTTGGCCCAGACGAGCTCGAAGTAGCTCTTGGTCATGAAGCGGTTGGCGGAGCTGACGTTGGCGGAGGTGACCTCGAGGAGGTAGCAGTGCGGGTGCACGGCCTCGCAGTGCGCCAGCGCGCCGGGGTCGACGGCCACGATGAGGGTGTGGTTGAGGAGGTGCGCGATCCCCTCGCCGTTGTTGAACCCCGCGCGGAAGAGGTCGAGGAGGGAGCCCGGGCGCGACCACGCCTCGTTCACCGACGTGATGATCACCGTCCCGTCGTCCGTGGCCACCCTCGGCAGCAGCTCCGCCAGCCCCGGGAACACCCTCTCCTCCGTCGTGTCCGTGTCCGTGAGGTTGGCATCATGGGTCATCTGCTCACGATGAGCTGATGACGATCCATTATTGTTGTTCCCCAAGGTGTAGGTGGAGATGCTGGTCAGCCGCTCGCCGACCCGGTCGGAGGCGAGGAAGAAGAGCAGGAGCGTGGGGAGGAGAGCCCCGAGGAGGAACGAGGCCGAgtggcttccgccgccgccgccgccgtgctgctTTCTCGGACTGCCCAACATGTCCACCACCACCAAGTACGTACGTAATCGACAGGGGTTCGGTACGTTGTGGCAGCAGACACAAATGGAAACTGCGTGCCACTGTCGCACGTACCGCCGTCGATCTGCGGGTGCTTTAAAAGGAGACCTCTCTCGGCTCCGCAGGACGCGTGTTGATCGCTTCAAAGTTCAAAACGATCGACGACCATATGTGCAGCCTGATGATGTGTGCACGCGAAATAACTAGTCTTCCTGTTTCGATCCAACGTAGGATTCGGCCCTCTGTGTCAACGTGTGTCTTAGTCCTGATTCGGTAAAA from Triticum aestivum cultivar Chinese Spring chromosome 3B, IWGSC CS RefSeq v2.1, whole genome shotgun sequence includes these protein-coding regions:
- the LOC123066209 gene encoding uncharacterized protein At4g15970-like, encoding MLGSPRKQHGGGGGGSHSASFLLGALLPTLLLFFLASDRVGERLTSISTYTLGNNNNGSSSAHREQMTHDANLTDTDTTEERVFPGLAELLPRVATDDGTVIITSVNEAWSRPGSLLDLFRAGFNNGEGIAHLLNHTLIVAVDPGALAHCEAVHPHCYLLEVTSANVSSANRFMTKSYFELVWAKLELQQRVLQLGYSYLFTDVDIMWLRNPFRYISLYADMAVSTDRFNGDAEALTNAPNTGFYYVKSTNRTVEMLRRWRAARSRFPPTHDQAVFDEIKGELAGGELHIRFVFLETALFDGFCQLHDEMDRVCTMHANCCIGLENKVHDLTNMAADWKNYTSLAPAERRGSGRRWTAPDQCEESMRQR